A single genomic interval of Rosistilla ulvae harbors:
- a CDS encoding class II fumarate hydratase produces MSEYRVERDSMGEVQVPAEAYYGAQTQRAVENFPISGWRLPGPMIQAMGLVKFAAARANYDLGKLTGSGMNPLTEHDVECLSKACREVADGGLADQFPIDVFQTGSGTSSNMNVNEVISNRAIELAGGDRFAEKKTIHPNDHVNMGQSTNDTFPTAIHVAVGIEIKERLIPALQRLRDSLQEKATAWDQLIKIGRTHLMDATPLRLGQEIGGFVRQIDLSIGRAQSAIAAVCELPVGGTAVGTGINTHPEFGRRVSEILASETNIDFVEAENHFEANAQRDGLVECHGQLKCIAQTLFNVSNNIRWLGSGPRCGFFELKLPSRQPGSSIMPGKVNPVMCESMMQLNARVVGNDACITMSGATGGNFQLNIMMPVMAQTTLESIHLLSAGTEAFVDFCVAELEANPEACEAAVEQSLSMCTSLNPLIGYDMAAKLAKEAFATGKTIRELCREKGILPEETLTEALDPMSMTEPHE; encoded by the coding sequence ATGAGTGAATATCGAGTCGAACGCGATTCCATGGGCGAAGTTCAGGTTCCTGCAGAGGCCTACTACGGCGCTCAAACCCAACGCGCCGTGGAAAACTTTCCGATCAGCGGCTGGCGTTTGCCTGGTCCGATGATTCAAGCGATGGGCTTGGTTAAATTCGCGGCCGCCCGCGCCAACTACGACCTCGGCAAACTGACTGGTTCGGGAATGAATCCGTTGACCGAACACGATGTCGAGTGTCTGTCGAAGGCTTGCCGCGAAGTCGCCGATGGCGGGTTGGCCGATCAGTTTCCGATCGATGTCTTCCAGACCGGGTCGGGAACCAGCAGCAATATGAACGTCAACGAAGTCATCTCCAACCGAGCGATTGAATTGGCCGGTGGCGATCGGTTTGCCGAAAAGAAGACGATCCATCCGAACGATCACGTCAACATGGGGCAGAGCACCAACGACACCTTCCCGACCGCGATCCACGTCGCCGTGGGGATCGAAATCAAAGAGCGTTTGATTCCGGCGTTGCAGCGGCTGCGCGACAGCTTGCAAGAAAAGGCGACAGCTTGGGACCAGTTGATCAAGATCGGACGCACCCACTTGATGGACGCCACGCCACTGCGACTGGGACAAGAGATCGGTGGCTTTGTCCGCCAGATCGACCTCTCGATCGGCCGCGCCCAATCCGCGATCGCTGCGGTTTGCGAACTGCCAGTCGGCGGGACGGCTGTCGGCACCGGGATCAACACCCATCCCGAATTTGGCCGCCGCGTGTCGGAGATCCTGGCCAGCGAAACGAACATCGATTTCGTAGAAGCCGAAAACCACTTCGAAGCCAACGCCCAACGCGATGGTTTGGTCGAATGCCACGGGCAACTGAAGTGCATCGCCCAGACGCTGTTCAACGTTTCGAACAACATCCGATGGTTGGGCAGCGGCCCTCGCTGCGGCTTCTTTGAATTGAAGCTGCCCAGCCGCCAGCCGGGCAGCTCGATCATGCCAGGCAAAGTCAATCCCGTGATGTGCGAAAGCATGATGCAGTTGAACGCCCGCGTCGTCGGCAACGACGCCTGCATCACGATGTCGGGAGCGACCGGCGGCAACTTCCAGCTGAACATTATGATGCCCGTAATGGCTCAAACGACTCTTGAGTCGATCCACCTGCTGTCCGCGGGAACCGAAGCGTTTGTCGATTTCTGCGTCGCGGAATTGGAAGCCAATCCCGAAGCGTGCGAAGCTGCCGTCGAACAGAGCCTTTCGATGTGCACCAGCCTGAACCCATTGATCGGTTACGACATGGCGGCCAAGTTGGCCAAAGAGGCGTTTGCGACCGGCAAGACGATTCGCGAACTGTGCCGCGAAAAGGGTATCCTTCCCGAAGAGACGCTGACCGAAGCGTTGGATCCGATGAGCATGACCGAACCGCACGAATAA
- a CDS encoding efflux RND transporter periplasmic adaptor subunit, with protein sequence MQHAPSFTKLLLGLAIAAGVAFATWYFREALPFPGRVPVAAKESPPQPTLEKQTILEISAQARKNLGLQSMPARPQTYWRSLQIPGKLADRPGVSDRGVTSPAVSVVTEIHISPGDAIRPGELLFTLRLFSEYLQAAQTQLFKAKQETSIIQADIDRVSDAVTSGAVVRSKMIELQGNLRRQQILIEAARQDLRSRGLDSAQIEQIESGSFLSTVEVRAPEALPSVPLTETNADRAARSIQPVQQARFDSSSSRAPEFAFEVQELLVELGQQVQAGQPLATLANHQALYVVGHAFKREAPFLEQAAQEGRAIDLEFADDATDQWPELEQRFEIRHLSNAIDTNSRTFDFFIPLRNQSRAYQKAEQTFLVWRFRPGQRVRLHVPVEKLENVLVLPAAAVVRDGPEAYVFMQNGDLFKRLPVHVLHEDRQSIVLANDGSVTPGTYLAQNAAASLNRVLRSQAASGQQVGVHVHPDGTVHAAH encoded by the coding sequence ATGCAACACGCTCCTTCGTTTACAAAACTTCTACTCGGACTTGCGATCGCCGCCGGTGTCGCTTTTGCGACCTGGTACTTTCGCGAGGCACTGCCGTTTCCCGGCAGAGTTCCCGTTGCCGCCAAGGAGAGTCCGCCGCAACCGACGTTGGAAAAACAGACGATCCTCGAAATCAGCGCTCAAGCGAGAAAGAACCTTGGGCTGCAATCGATGCCGGCGCGGCCGCAAACCTATTGGCGCAGCCTGCAGATCCCTGGCAAGCTGGCCGATCGCCCAGGCGTCTCCGATCGCGGTGTCACCTCGCCAGCGGTCAGCGTAGTAACCGAGATCCACATCTCGCCCGGTGATGCTATTCGCCCCGGCGAACTGCTGTTCACATTGCGATTGTTCAGCGAATACCTGCAAGCGGCGCAGACTCAGCTGTTCAAGGCGAAACAGGAGACCTCGATCATCCAAGCCGATATCGATCGCGTGTCGGATGCAGTGACTTCCGGCGCGGTGGTCCGAAGCAAGATGATCGAATTGCAAGGCAATCTTCGTCGGCAACAGATCTTGATCGAAGCCGCCCGCCAGGATTTGCGTTCGCGCGGCCTCGATTCGGCGCAAATCGAACAGATCGAATCGGGCAGCTTTTTATCCACGGTCGAGGTGCGGGCACCCGAGGCTCTGCCGAGCGTACCACTTACCGAAACCAATGCCGATCGGGCGGCGCGATCGATTCAGCCGGTCCAGCAGGCTCGCTTCGATTCGTCCAGTTCCCGGGCGCCCGAGTTTGCGTTTGAAGTCCAGGAACTGTTGGTAGAACTTGGCCAACAGGTGCAAGCCGGGCAACCGTTGGCGACGCTCGCCAATCACCAGGCGTTGTATGTCGTGGGGCATGCCTTCAAGCGAGAGGCACCGTTCCTGGAACAAGCCGCTCAAGAAGGGCGAGCGATCGACCTCGAATTCGCCGACGACGCAACCGACCAATGGCCCGAACTCGAGCAGCGGTTTGAGATCCGCCACCTCAGCAATGCCATCGACACGAACAGCCGCACGTTCGACTTCTTCATTCCACTGCGAAACCAATCGCGTGCCTACCAGAAGGCGGAACAAACCTTCCTGGTCTGGCGATTCCGACCGGGGCAACGCGTTCGACTGCACGTTCCCGTCGAGAAACTGGAGAACGTGTTGGTGCTGCCCGCGGCGGCGGTCGTCCGCGACGGCCCCGAAGCCTATGTCTTCATGCAAAACGGCGACCTCTTCAAACGTCTGCCCGTGCATGTGCTGCACGAAGATCGTCAATCGATCGTGCTGGCCAACGATGGCAGCGTGACACCGGGAACCTACCTGGCTCAGAACGCTGCCGCCTCGCTGAACCGCGTCCTCCGGTCGCAAGCGGCCAGCGGCCAACAAGTCGGCGTTCACGTTCATCCCGATGGCACCGTCCACGCCGCCCACTGA
- a CDS encoding NfeD family protein, with translation MFGNIVRSLGLILLFGASPLSGWAQEPEAKPPAAEKPAAATAVVIPLHGEITPLTGAFLDRKLEEAREMGVDVVIIDIDSPGGFADVSFDIARRLRDLKWAKTVAYVEDQAISGAAIAALGCDEIIMRPGAMLGDAGVIAQEILGGPFKYAPEKILSKMVADIREVADAGGRPPALAEAMMHKDVQVFQATHKQDGRVWYYTKAEWDSLPDAEDWEQGKPVMEARENTFLTVTGKRAVELQIANGLADSKTELYEQLGIAKEPKVLAQTGIDTLVWVLNLPLITFLLFVIGLLAIFIEFSAPGLGMGGLVSTLCFGLFFWSRFLGGTSGWLEVTLFAVGLIFIACEIFVIPGFGVPGISGFLLVLGSLVMASRNVVWPESTRDLMQLNKTLATVGASMIAFVVLAMVGSRYLLDFPLFRRIALLPPEVDDQAAAVAVGTAYSASNRPAAWEQVDVGDAGIATSPLRPAGKAAFGDELVDVITEGEFVEAGKGVKIVQKHGTRVVVRSTT, from the coding sequence ATGTTCGGGAATATCGTTCGCAGCCTCGGGCTGATCTTACTGTTTGGAGCTTCGCCGCTGAGCGGCTGGGCTCAGGAACCGGAAGCGAAACCGCCAGCAGCCGAAAAGCCGGCGGCGGCGACCGCTGTCGTGATTCCGTTGCATGGTGAGATCACGCCGCTGACCGGTGCGTTCCTGGATCGCAAGCTGGAAGAGGCTCGCGAAATGGGAGTCGATGTGGTGATCATCGACATCGACAGCCCCGGCGGGTTTGCCGACGTCAGCTTCGATATCGCCCGGCGGCTGCGCGATCTGAAGTGGGCCAAGACGGTGGCCTATGTCGAGGACCAAGCGATCAGCGGAGCGGCGATCGCAGCGCTCGGATGCGACGAGATCATCATGCGTCCCGGCGCGATGTTGGGAGACGCCGGTGTGATCGCTCAAGAGATCTTGGGCGGCCCGTTCAAATACGCTCCCGAAAAAATCCTCAGCAAGATGGTGGCGGACATTCGCGAAGTCGCCGATGCCGGTGGCCGACCGCCAGCGCTTGCCGAAGCGATGATGCATAAAGATGTCCAGGTCTTCCAAGCGACACACAAACAGGACGGGCGCGTTTGGTATTACACCAAAGCCGAATGGGATTCGTTGCCCGACGCGGAGGATTGGGAACAGGGCAAGCCGGTGATGGAGGCTCGCGAAAATACGTTCTTAACCGTCACCGGTAAGCGAGCCGTCGAACTGCAGATCGCCAACGGCCTGGCCGATTCCAAAACCGAACTCTACGAACAACTGGGAATCGCCAAAGAGCCCAAGGTGCTCGCCCAAACCGGCATCGATACCTTGGTCTGGGTGTTGAACCTGCCGCTGATTACGTTCCTGTTATTCGTGATCGGTCTGTTGGCGATCTTCATCGAATTCAGTGCCCCTGGTTTGGGAATGGGGGGCCTCGTCTCGACGCTCTGTTTTGGACTCTTCTTCTGGAGTCGCTTTCTGGGAGGCACATCGGGCTGGTTAGAGGTGACGCTGTTTGCCGTTGGGCTGATCTTCATCGCGTGTGAGATTTTCGTGATTCCAGGCTTTGGTGTTCCCGGGATCTCCGGCTTCCTGCTGGTTCTGGGATCGCTGGTGATGGCGTCCCGAAACGTCGTCTGGCCCGAGAGCACACGCGATCTGATGCAGCTGAACAAGACGCTGGCGACCGTCGGTGCGTCGATGATCGCCTTTGTTGTGTTGGCGATGGTCGGCAGCCGCTATCTGCTGGACTTTCCGCTCTTCCGCCGGATCGCCCTGTTGCCGCCAGAGGTCGACGACCAAGCGGCTGCCGTCGCCGTGGGGACTGCCTATTCCGCTTCGAATCGGCCGGCAGCTTGGGAACAGGTCGACGTCGGCGATGCGGGAATCGCCACCTCACCACTGCGTCCGGCAGGGAAAGCCGCCTTTGGCGACGAACTGGTCGACGTGATCACCGAAGGAGAATTTGTCGAAGCGGGCAAAGGGGTGAAGATCGTTCAGAAGCACGGCACCCGCGTGGTCGTCCGTTCGACCACTTGA
- a CDS encoding integrase core domain-containing protein encodes MPRHAHASLKGLGASRRTALDPSQRSWWPVPRQILKRSSIRQSMSRAGDGYDNAFMESCFGTIKTELEMIAYETVTEGERELGSYFRCYNQDRKHSSLGYQKPTQFESPHPGQE; translated from the coding sequence ATGCCGAGGCACGCCCATGCTAGCTTGAAAGGGCTCGGCGCCAGCCGCAGGACAGCTCTTGATCCATCACAGCGATCGTGGTGGCCAGTACCCAGGCAGATCCTCAAGCGGTCGTCAATTCGACAGAGCATGAGTCGTGCTGGCGACGGCTACGACAACGCATTTATGGAAAGTTGCTTTGGAACAATCAAGACTGAGCTGGAGATGATCGCATACGAAACAGTGACTGAAGGAGAACGTGAACTCGGAAGTTACTTCAGATGCTACAACCAAGACCGAAAGCACTCGAGTCTTGGCTATCAGAAACCCACTCAGTTTGAATCCCCTCACCCAGGTCAAGAATAA
- a CDS encoding anti-sigma factor — MSERTDADLQAFLDESLPAAQMAEIEAELRDDTDLHQRLATLRGQQDAGMHGLGAIWRRHRVSCLSREELGQFLLGVMDEQAAEYVRFHVQRIGCRYCEANLEDLQGQQREAATQTATRRRKYFQTSVGHLKK, encoded by the coding sequence ATGTCCGAACGAACCGATGCCGATTTGCAGGCCTTTCTCGATGAATCGCTCCCCGCGGCGCAGATGGCGGAAATCGAAGCCGAACTGCGAGACGACACCGATTTGCACCAACGCCTCGCCACACTCCGCGGCCAACAGGACGCGGGGATGCACGGTTTGGGAGCGATCTGGCGGCGGCACCGCGTCTCTTGCCTCAGTCGCGAAGAACTGGGGCAGTTCCTGCTGGGAGTGATGGACGAACAAGCGGCGGAATATGTCCGCTTCCACGTCCAACGGATCGGTTGCCGGTATTGCGAAGCGAATCTCGAAGACCTGCAGGGGCAACAGCGCGAAGCCGCCACGCAAACCGCCACCCGCCGTCGCAAATACTTTCAGACCAGCGTCGGCCATCTGAAAAAGTAG
- a CDS encoding efflux RND transporter permease subunit, whose amino-acid sequence MLDAVIHFSLRYRMLVVVISLALLVYGSYQAAQMPIDVFPDLDRPRVVIITEAPGLATEEVETLVTQPIEIALIGANGVQAVRSQTTAGLNVIYIEFDWSTQIRAARQTVQERLTTLQGILPAGIRPQMTPPSSIMGQIVIAGIYRQPGPRGGKLAVVGKTGLMAERIDAADPAEAIRVWQPVERKDLKTWTPVETQSITWTAAAADDPQLAGESPDGVGIATIQIDGQEHDVNFYSDAKQQLDLRTVADWIIRPRLLKTTGVAEVFMQGGDRKQYQILIDPTALLEYDVTVQDVAQALRESNINTSGGFAVTGETERSIRILGRLGPESRVVIEDLKKIPVGYHPKRSVLLEQVARVSEGPQLKRGDGSVDGRPGIVFTTVKQPHVDTRQLTNDIAAAFAEVEASLPADIIINSELFRLKNFIDRGIFNVAEALVIGAFLVMVVLFLFLLNFRTTFITLTAIPLSLVITTLVFRWIGWFSGSELSINVMTLGGIAVAMGELVDDAIVDVENIFRRLKENNAAPTRRAAIQVVFEASKEIRSAIMFGTAVVILVFLPLFALSGVEGRLFAPLGLAYIISILASFLVSLTVTPALSYYLLPKSSATHRDHDGLLLRGLKRAVTPWIQLSMAWPRMLLCATWLGVLVAAWQMSQLGRNFLPPFDEGSVQVNVTLPPGSSLETSNRVSQTIDAVFQSMQKNEDRPEGEILHFVRRTGRAELDEHASPVNVGEYILSMNPEVDQDREEILAGLLDKLKNEAPGVDIEVEQPLAHLISHMVSGVYAQIAIKIHGDDLDTLQRLGEQVKSTLQTVPGITPPVVEPIQQVAELHIQLRSDDLALYGLTRQYVADVLQIALQGEVVSQVLEGQRRFDLMVRLEEAYRTDYANLGRLRIDLPDHPGYADRGQIELQEIANIGEGSGPNSVNREDARRRIAVRCNTQGRDLASAVGEIKQRIDGQIQLPIGYYIEYGGQFESQQRATQWIIALAGVSVVGMFVVLMLLFPSVRIVLQILNALPTAFIGGVLALVITDQSLTVASLVGFISLGGIAVRNGILLVTHYFHLMKEEGESFTQAMVLRGSLERLAPVLMTALTAGIGLIPLVLGGQEPGREILYPVATVILGGLTTSTFCEFLIHPGLFWAFSGKDAAALASGTAEDDDSQFETLT is encoded by the coding sequence ATGTTAGACGCTGTCATTCATTTCTCGTTGCGTTACCGGATGCTGGTCGTGGTGATCAGCCTGGCGCTGCTTGTGTACGGTTCGTACCAAGCGGCCCAGATGCCGATCGATGTCTTTCCTGACCTCGATCGGCCGCGGGTGGTAATCATCACCGAAGCTCCTGGCCTGGCGACCGAAGAAGTCGAGACGCTGGTCACCCAGCCGATCGAAATCGCGTTGATCGGAGCCAATGGCGTGCAAGCCGTGCGCAGCCAGACAACGGCCGGGCTGAACGTGATCTACATCGAATTCGATTGGTCGACGCAGATCCGCGCGGCGCGACAGACTGTCCAGGAACGGCTGACCACCCTGCAAGGCATCCTGCCCGCAGGGATTCGTCCTCAGATGACGCCTCCTTCATCGATCATGGGGCAGATCGTCATCGCGGGGATCTACCGGCAACCGGGGCCGCGCGGCGGCAAATTGGCCGTTGTGGGGAAGACCGGGTTGATGGCCGAACGAATCGATGCCGCCGACCCGGCCGAAGCGATTCGCGTTTGGCAGCCGGTCGAGCGCAAGGACTTAAAAACCTGGACGCCTGTGGAAACGCAGTCGATCACATGGACTGCCGCTGCGGCCGACGATCCTCAATTGGCCGGGGAATCGCCCGACGGCGTTGGCATCGCGACGATTCAAATCGATGGGCAGGAACACGACGTCAACTTCTACAGCGACGCCAAACAGCAATTGGATCTCCGCACCGTCGCCGACTGGATCATCCGCCCAAGGCTGCTGAAGACGACCGGGGTGGCAGAGGTCTTCATGCAGGGAGGCGATCGCAAGCAGTACCAGATCCTGATCGATCCGACAGCCCTATTGGAATACGACGTCACGGTGCAGGACGTCGCGCAAGCACTGCGAGAAAGTAACATCAACACCAGCGGCGGTTTTGCCGTGACCGGCGAGACCGAGCGGTCGATCCGGATCCTCGGACGGCTGGGGCCCGAGTCGCGGGTGGTGATCGAAGACTTGAAGAAGATCCCCGTCGGATATCATCCCAAACGCTCGGTGCTGTTGGAACAAGTGGCCCGCGTCAGCGAAGGGCCTCAACTGAAGCGAGGCGATGGCAGCGTCGATGGCCGACCGGGGATCGTCTTCACGACCGTCAAACAACCGCACGTCGACACGCGTCAATTGACTAACGATATCGCAGCGGCGTTTGCCGAAGTCGAAGCGTCGCTGCCGGCGGACATCATCATCAACAGCGAACTGTTTCGGCTGAAGAACTTCATCGACCGCGGGATCTTTAATGTTGCCGAAGCGTTGGTGATCGGTGCCTTCCTGGTGATGGTCGTGCTGTTTCTATTCCTGCTGAACTTTCGCACGACCTTCATCACCCTGACCGCGATCCCGCTGTCGTTGGTGATCACGACGTTGGTCTTCCGTTGGATCGGATGGTTCAGCGGCAGCGAGCTTTCGATCAACGTGATGACGCTGGGAGGGATCGCCGTCGCGATGGGGGAACTTGTCGACGACGCGATCGTCGACGTCGAAAACATCTTCCGACGACTGAAAGAAAACAACGCAGCCCCGACGCGGCGGGCTGCGATTCAAGTCGTCTTTGAAGCGAGCAAAGAGATCCGCAGCGCGATCATGTTTGGCACCGCGGTCGTGATCCTGGTCTTCCTGCCGCTGTTCGCGCTGTCGGGCGTCGAGGGACGGTTGTTCGCGCCGCTGGGACTCGCCTACATCATTTCGATCCTGGCGTCCTTTCTCGTTTCGTTGACTGTCACGCCGGCGCTGTCGTATTACTTGTTGCCCAAGTCGTCGGCAACGCACCGCGATCACGACGGGCTGCTGTTGCGCGGCTTGAAGAGAGCTGTCACGCCTTGGATTCAATTGAGCATGGCCTGGCCGCGGATGCTGCTGTGCGCGACGTGGTTGGGAGTGCTGGTGGCAGCTTGGCAGATGTCGCAACTGGGGCGTAATTTCCTGCCGCCGTTCGACGAGGGGAGCGTGCAAGTCAACGTCACGTTGCCGCCGGGCTCCTCGCTGGAAACTTCAAATCGAGTCTCGCAAACGATCGATGCCGTCTTCCAATCGATGCAGAAAAACGAAGATCGTCCCGAGGGCGAGATCTTGCATTTTGTCCGCCGCACGGGGCGAGCGGAACTGGACGAGCACGCCTCGCCGGTAAACGTCGGCGAATACATTTTGAGTATGAATCCGGAAGTCGATCAGGATCGCGAGGAGATCTTGGCCGGGTTGCTCGATAAGTTGAAAAACGAAGCACCGGGCGTGGACATCGAAGTCGAACAACCGCTTGCGCATCTGATCAGCCACATGGTCTCGGGCGTCTACGCGCAGATCGCGATCAAAATTCATGGCGACGATCTCGACACGCTGCAGCGGCTTGGCGAACAGGTGAAGTCGACGCTGCAGACGGTCCCTGGGATTACGCCGCCGGTCGTCGAACCGATCCAGCAAGTTGCCGAACTGCATATCCAATTGCGATCGGACGATCTGGCCTTGTACGGTCTGACGCGGCAATACGTCGCCGATGTCTTGCAGATCGCGTTGCAGGGGGAAGTCGTGTCGCAGGTGCTCGAGGGGCAGCGGCGATTCGACCTGATGGTTCGACTGGAAGAAGCCTACCGGACCGATTACGCTAACCTCGGTCGGTTGCGAATCGATCTGCCCGATCACCCTGGATACGCCGATCGCGGACAGATCGAACTGCAAGAGATCGCGAATATCGGCGAAGGCTCCGGACCCAACTCGGTCAATCGCGAAGACGCGCGGCGGCGGATCGCGGTGCGATGCAACACGCAGGGCCGCGATTTGGCCAGCGCGGTCGGCGAGATCAAGCAACGCATCGACGGGCAGATTCAACTGCCGATCGGGTACTATATCGAATATGGTGGGCAGTTTGAGAGCCAGCAGCGAGCGACGCAGTGGATCATCGCGTTGGCCGGGGTTTCGGTGGTGGGGATGTTTGTCGTGCTGATGTTGTTGTTCCCGTCGGTGCGGATCGTGTTGCAGATCCTCAACGCCCTGCCGACAGCTTTTATCGGCGGCGTGTTGGCGTTGGTGATCACCGACCAGAGTCTGACCGTTGCCAGTTTGGTCGGCTTCATTTCGCTGGGCGGAATCGCGGTTCGCAATGGGATCCTGCTAGTCACCCACTATTTCCACTTGATGAAAGAGGAAGGCGAATCGTTTACGCAGGCGATGGTGCTGCGGGGCAGCCTGGAACGCCTGGCTCCCGTTTTGATGACGGCGTTGACTGCTGGGATCGGACTGATTCCGCTGGTCCTTGGCGGCCAAGAACCGGGGCGAGAGATCCTGTATCCCGTCGCTACGGTGATCCTCGGTGGACTGACCACGTCGACCTTTTGTGAGTTTTTGATTCACCCCGGCCTGTTCTGGGCGTTCAGCGGTAAAGACGCAGCAGCTTTGGCGAGCGGCACGGCAGAGGATGACGATTCGCAGTTCGAGACTTTGACTTAA
- a CDS encoding dihydrofolate reductase has translation MIIISAMSEERVIGSENGMPWNVPAEYQQYLDFVAGQTVIMGRKTYEIFGKDVAPETSLIVVSRTAKLDEIPVATSFDKAIAIAKALGKQIFIAGGSSIYEQALDVADQMYLSTIHGQYRGDAYFPAFDTDQWQVVETREQPQFTFRRWKRKMAFQ, from the coding sequence ATGATTATCATCTCCGCGATGAGCGAAGAACGCGTGATCGGCAGCGAAAATGGAATGCCCTGGAACGTACCCGCTGAATACCAGCAATACCTCGACTTTGTCGCCGGCCAAACGGTGATCATGGGGCGGAAAACCTATGAGATCTTTGGCAAAGATGTGGCTCCGGAAACCTCGTTGATCGTCGTTTCACGGACTGCGAAACTCGATGAGATTCCGGTGGCGACGTCGTTCGACAAAGCGATCGCGATAGCCAAAGCCCTGGGCAAACAAATCTTCATCGCCGGTGGCAGTTCGATCTACGAACAAGCGCTCGACGTCGCCGACCAGATGTACCTGAGTACGATACACGGACAGTACCGTGGCGATGCGTACTTCCCCGCTTTTGATACCGACCAGTGGCAGGTCGTCGAGACTCGCGAGCAGCCGCAGTTCACGTTCCGGCGATGGAAAAGAAAGATGGCTTTTCAATAA
- a CDS encoding transposase → MMTVDELLDRFKNECPVAMGTRLVLNHLLSDERIDTLFATHAGSQRCGELLFSSVADIMACVALNIKPSVNAAYKKHKEKLKVSVTSVYNKLQGIETQVSRALVSETAAELSQLWDHLEGPKPPPVLSGYKTRIIDGNHLAGTEHRIKELRTLGAAALPGTTIPILDPDKKLLVDVILSRDGHANEATLHPEILELVEKGDVWIGDRHFASQKMMTTIALDKKAFFVFRHSKGLLPNWESLGERRKIGRCDGGTLYEQTIAFTYQGLTICPRRVTIELDTPTRKGDTAVHVLTNLPQRVSAKNVANAYRKRWNIETAFQHLATTLNSEINTLGYPQAALFSFCMSMMMYNLISVMKTSIGCAAGDADLADEVSSYYAANDVSESWKGFMTAVTEKEFDSVYGKLTLRQLAKELVDVARKLDFSQYRKSHRGPKKPPPKRKSGNRGNHESTARIPDQRATEC, encoded by the coding sequence ATGATGACTGTTGATGAACTGCTTGATCGCTTCAAAAATGAGTGCCCTGTGGCGATGGGCACTCGACTGGTGCTCAATCATCTGCTCAGCGACGAGCGAATCGACACTCTATTTGCCACTCACGCAGGCTCTCAAAGATGCGGTGAACTCCTGTTCTCATCGGTCGCTGACATCATGGCCTGTGTTGCCTTGAACATCAAACCTTCGGTCAATGCTGCTTACAAAAAGCACAAAGAAAAACTGAAAGTCTCTGTCACATCCGTTTACAACAAGCTGCAAGGTATCGAGACCCAAGTGAGCCGCGCCTTGGTAAGTGAAACGGCGGCCGAGCTTTCGCAGTTGTGGGACCATCTCGAAGGTCCCAAACCACCGCCTGTGTTGAGCGGTTACAAGACACGGATCATCGACGGCAACCATCTGGCTGGGACCGAGCATCGAATCAAAGAGCTTCGGACCCTCGGCGCAGCGGCCTTGCCTGGCACCACTATCCCTATCTTAGATCCCGACAAGAAATTACTTGTCGATGTGATTCTTAGTCGCGATGGGCATGCCAACGAAGCCACGTTACATCCGGAGATTCTTGAGCTTGTTGAAAAAGGGGATGTCTGGATCGGCGACCGTCATTTTGCTTCACAGAAGATGATGACCACGATTGCCTTGGACAAGAAAGCCTTCTTTGTTTTTCGTCATTCAAAGGGCTTGTTACCAAATTGGGAATCGCTAGGAGAACGCCGGAAAATCGGGCGTTGTGACGGCGGAACACTGTACGAACAGACGATTGCGTTTACCTATCAAGGGCTTACGATTTGCCCGCGTCGGGTCACGATCGAACTCGACACACCAACTCGCAAGGGCGACACCGCCGTTCACGTCTTGACCAATCTTCCCCAACGGGTTAGTGCGAAAAACGTGGCGAATGCTTATCGCAAGCGATGGAATATCGAAACCGCATTCCAGCATCTTGCCACGACACTGAACAGTGAGATAAATACGCTTGGATATCCTCAAGCGGCCCTGTTCAGTTTTTGCATGTCGATGATGATGTACAACCTAATAAGCGTGATGAAAACATCGATTGGCTGTGCAGCAGGTGACGCGGATTTAGCCGACGAGGTTTCCAGTTACTATGCAGCCAACGACGTCTCTGAATCGTGGAAGGGGTTCATGACGGCTGTGACTGAAAAGGAGTTTGATTCAGTCTATGGAAAACTAACCCTCAGACAGCTCGCCAAGGAGTTGGTCGACGTCGCTCGGAAACTCGATTTCAGTCAATACCGAAAGAGTCACCGAGGACCAAAGAAGCCACCACCAAAAAGGAAAAGCGGAAATCGTGGTAACCATGAATCGACAGCTAGAATCCCCGACCAAAGAGCCACGGAATGCTAG